Proteins co-encoded in one Papaver somniferum cultivar HN1 chromosome 5, ASM357369v1, whole genome shotgun sequence genomic window:
- the LOC113280137 gene encoding uncharacterized protein LOC113280137, which translates to MSKFIGSTSCSPILAILIFIILTPKELVHGRNISDIVDKDEIIDCYDIYRQPSLNHPSLHNHTIQIRPSTYPKNIKLDDLGTLQVTQPWHKYGTCPQGTIPIRRDTRKHYRSTLSHKHHCSKYSHNKTLNTLPPNVTKDNHEYAVIKVQGGFLGAQAKINLWNPAVETRFEMSTSQIWVVGGTINDDVNGIEVGWHVHQPRYGDYQTRFFVLWTADNYKNYCTNLECPGFVHTSSDVALGCNFTEISIFNGDQKDATFSIHLDQNTENWWVSVQGIPVGYYPSSLFTQLSKKAEAIIFGGEIYNEKSKGRHTSTQMGSGHFASEGGFGISSFFNHVQVVDENNKSKDPEDAKPFISNLNCYDLKIDNTHTNGYSFYYGGPGYNNNCQ; encoded by the exons ATGTCTAAATTTATCGGCTCAACTAGTTGCTCACCCATTTTAGCAATActcattttcatcattttaaCTCCAAAGGAATTGGTTCATGGAAGGAATATTTCTGATATC GTTGACAAAGATGAGATCATTGACTGTTATGATATCTACAGGCAACCATCTCTTAACCATCCTTCTCTTCATAATCATACAATACAG ATAAGGCCGAGTACATACCCGAAGAATATAAAGTTAGATGATCTCGGGACACTTCAAGTTACACAACCTTGGCATAAATATGGAACATGTCCACAGGGAACTATACCTATACGAAGGGATACTAGAAAACATTATCGTTCAACACTTTCGCACAAACATCATTGTTCAAAATACTCCCATAATAAAACACTTAATACATTGCCACCAAATGTAACTAAGGACAACCATGAG TACGCGGTAATTAAGGTGCAGGGTGGTTTCTTAGGAGCACAAGCAAAAATAAATCTTTGGAATCCAGCTGTGGAAACACGATTTGAGATGAGTACATCTCAAATCTGGGTTGTAGGAGGTACCATtaatgatgatgttaatggtATTGAAGTTGGATGGCAT gtacaCCAACCCAGATACGGTGATTATCAGACCAGGTTTTTCGTACTTTGGACT gcTGATAATTACAAAAACTATTGCACCAACCTCGAATGTCCTGGTTTTGTGCACACATCCTCAGATGTTGCCCTTGGATGTAATTTTACGGAAATATCCATTTTTAATGGCGACCAAAAAGATGCCACCTTCAGCATACACCTG GACCAAAATACTGAAAATTGGTGGGTAAGTGTACAAGGTATTCCCGTGGGATATTATCCTAGTTCTCTATTCACCCAGTTATCAAAGAAGGCAGAAGCAATAATATTTGGTGGAGAAATCTATAATGAGAAATCCAAAGGACGACATACTTCGACTCAAATGGGTAGCGGTCATTTTGCTTCAGAAGGAGGTTTCGGAATAAGCAGTTTTTTCAATCATGTTCAAGTAGTTGATGAAAATAACAAATCCAAAGACCCCGAAGACGCCAAGCCATTCATATCGAATCTGAATTGTTACGATTTGAAAATTGACAATACACATACAAATGGATATAGTTTTTACTATGGAGGTCCAGGTTATAATAATAATTGTCAATAA